The following coding sequences are from one Campylobacter showae CSUNSWCD window:
- the pbpC gene encoding penicillin-binding protein 1C, producing the protein MKRVLAKFVKFTAAFALLCFVAFLALDFAYPLDVKALKRENSFILFDKNGRIVALRPSSDEIWRFEAKNIPQTLKDSVLLFEDKFFYYHIGVNPFAMIRAAAHNLTHKNRIGASTITMQVARMMKREERTYANKFKEIFTALQLEWHYSKDEILNFYFNLAPYGGNIEGAAAAARFYFGKDLSELSIAECALLSTIPKNPNANRLDKKSNINALKNRVAKLLYKAGVIDQSAFQRAQREPFKNKRYDAVYKARHYAAQALKNGVTHSNLDLNLQILLENALKNTATSLKSKDAYSAAGIIIDNKNMSVAAYVGSHDWYAPQGQNDGVTMSRNVGSTLKPFIFSLGLDEGFITPKSQMIDTEIFLGEYAPKNYDSKFFGIISATEALALSLNIPAVSLNNKLGEKSLYELLSRVHLVSYSKEFYADSIALGSAEMSLLSLAHLYTIYANGGELKPLEAAGKTILGYGRLISPQSAYLTSKMLSSASRSYLGVAWQYAKDTPQIAFKTGTSYGSRDIYTIGVNSDYTVAVWFGNFNGKKTQNLSGFSDASRTVFDVFKLLAQKQKLSFMSAPGGIESKKTCLDAFKFKECRDEEDDWQIEGVALKDICESIRGDEVGFLLKNGAITQEDIKESPCYYKFKSYKPLVATPSNNQILLSDENLTKVMLKCYAYIGDEIYLKIDENEWEKVNNASENTLNLTQGKHKLGCLDENSNLSEINIEIRRF; encoded by the coding sequence ATGAAAAGAGTTTTAGCTAAATTTGTCAAATTTACCGCCGCCTTTGCCCTGCTTTGCTTTGTAGCTTTTTTGGCGCTTGACTTTGCCTATCCGCTCGACGTCAAAGCGCTAAAGCGGGAAAATTCGTTCATACTTTTTGATAAAAACGGCCGTATCGTCGCCCTTCGGCCGAGCAGCGACGAAATTTGGAGATTTGAGGCTAAAAACATACCGCAGACGTTAAAAGATAGCGTTCTTTTGTTTGAAGACAAATTTTTCTACTATCACATCGGCGTAAATCCCTTTGCCATGATCCGCGCGGCCGCGCACAACCTCACGCACAAAAACCGTATCGGCGCCTCCACTATCACGATGCAAGTCGCACGCATGATGAAGCGGGAGGAGCGCACCTACGCGAACAAATTTAAAGAGATCTTTACCGCGCTTCAGCTTGAGTGGCACTATAGCAAGGACGAGATTTTAAATTTTTACTTTAATCTCGCTCCCTACGGCGGAAATATCGAGGGTGCGGCGGCTGCGGCGAGGTTTTATTTCGGTAAAGATTTAAGCGAGCTTAGTATCGCCGAGTGCGCGCTTTTAAGCACGATCCCAAAAAATCCAAACGCCAACCGCCTAGATAAAAAATCAAACATCAACGCGCTAAAAAACCGCGTCGCAAAGCTGCTTTATAAAGCGGGCGTGATAGATCAAAGCGCATTTCAAAGGGCGCAAAGAGAGCCGTTTAAAAACAAACGCTACGACGCCGTTTATAAGGCCAGGCACTACGCCGCGCAAGCTCTAAAAAACGGCGTTACGCACTCAAATTTGGATCTAAATTTGCAAATTTTACTAGAAAACGCGCTAAAAAATACGGCTACCTCGCTAAAATCAAAAGACGCCTACAGCGCAGCGGGAATAATAATCGACAACAAAAATATGAGTGTAGCGGCATACGTGGGCTCGCACGACTGGTACGCTCCGCAGGGGCAAAACGACGGCGTAACGATGAGTAGAAACGTGGGCTCGACGCTAAAGCCGTTTATATTTTCGCTAGGACTCGACGAGGGCTTCATCACGCCAAAAAGCCAGATGATAGATACAGAAATTTTCCTCGGAGAGTACGCGCCTAAAAACTACGACAGCAAGTTTTTTGGTATCATCTCAGCGACCGAGGCGCTGGCACTTAGCCTAAATATCCCGGCCGTTAGCCTAAACAACAAATTAGGCGAAAAATCTCTTTACGAGCTGCTTTCTCGCGTGCATTTAGTGAGTTATTCAAAGGAATTTTACGCCGACAGTATCGCGCTTGGAAGTGCGGAGATGAGCCTGCTAAGCTTAGCCCACCTCTACACGATCTACGCAAACGGCGGCGAGCTAAAACCGCTGGAAGCGGCCGGCAAGACGATACTAGGCTACGGACGGCTAATCAGCCCGCAAAGCGCGTATCTAACCTCAAAAATGCTCTCAAGCGCGTCAAGAAGCTATCTAGGCGTCGCGTGGCAATACGCAAAAGACACGCCTCAAATCGCCTTTAAAACCGGCACCAGCTACGGCTCGCGCGATATCTATACGATCGGCGTAAATAGCGACTACACGGTCGCTGTTTGGTTTGGTAACTTTAACGGCAAAAAGACGCAAAATTTAAGCGGATTTAGCGACGCTTCGCGCACGGTTTTTGACGTCTTTAAGCTGCTAGCTCAAAAGCAAAAATTGTCTTTCATGAGCGCGCCAGGCGGCATTGAGAGCAAAAAAACATGCCTTGATGCGTTTAAATTTAAAGAGTGTAGAGACGAGGAGGACGACTGGCAGATAGAGGGCGTTGCACTAAAAGATATCTGCGAGAGTATCAGAGGCGATGAGGTAGGATTTTTACTAAAAAACGGCGCGATCACTCAAGAAGATATCAAAGAGAGTCCTTGTTACTATAAATTTAAAAGCTATAAACCTCTCGTTGCAACGCCGTCAAATAATCAAATTCTGCTAAGCGATGAAAATTTAACTAAAGTTATGCTAAAATGCTACGCTTATATCGGCGATGAGATATATCTCAAGATCGACGAAAACGAGTGGGAAAAAGTAAACAACGCGAGCGAAAATACCTTAAATTTAACACAAGGCAAACACAAGCTCGGATGTCTAGACGAAAATTCGAATTTAAGCGAAATCAATATCGAAATAAGGAGGTTTTAA
- a CDS encoding alpha-2-macroglobulin family protein, translating into MRLKLVGLSLSCILVANLSAFTLDGSSRALDDGSVSIGVKYAQNEQSLIGKVTHKKIIECSPEITGAFEYGSDSILFYPKKPLAKGISYSCKKGDSKVKFYGGDFVLSNMIEYSGDTFLAIFNDEVSEDEFAANFKIYDKQNLAKQNIKYKIVAKTPKSFQIKLLESGDNLVFAISKNLKNTSGINLADDFEVVQKVSNPDENFVDKPKAKTMFLNEVEGISLDNGKLAARLYLKDWIDSDNIKKFIKVEGVNSFEVGEMEYTSHQDADGEYYYYYIDITSKDFKPQTTYKVTFYKGFGDDYSMLRENSSFNVAFGDLKPFLEFTDSGTYMSSLGEIGIKSVNTNTAKVVVEKLKEQNLRYFLNFIETPLDNYAEEVASKNYEIGGAQNEMQKSKIKLDFAEGGDGVYLVTVYYDKDKSVQKAVYLTDIGLSMKVSKDEVFLFANRLSKNEVVANADVKIYSTKNNLIASGITNDEGVFKFNKKDIGKDVSSAVLTLGKEQSFIALSQNKRLNEESNLDAKDRSETYSAYLHFASNIIRPQENIKGEIIIKNALFKSLSNMPVKLKIKDPQNKTILDKSVNTTELGVINFDEPVNSGLTGTFKFEVIFANKIIDSYDFSVESFTPQRIKNDVSLEKEIYALGDVMDVKLQSAYLFGGVAANLKGDVTINLYQQDYKNDKFKEYKFSNGEYAANGLDQSVKQVELDDEGKGETVFRLENKSKIASILKGTAVFTINDDGKNVSASKSFSVYPFDAMVGIRANDTYIDANSKLTLNFVSVDPLKDEELKDRQKAIEIKKEIWDYNYDKDGYLRWHSRYEKVFSDTLSGNEFVYDFKQSGDYVVTVSDILSGHSANLNVYVSGWDYGGTLQPTKELAKAKIKLNQKVYKKGDSLNVDVSSVLKSGIGIITVESENVKKYKVVNIENNVANAKFDLDFDFEGLYVTASIMRVADNDVLPFRTYDKVYAKADKSYRATNVSIEAPKVVKSNSKFKTTVKTEPNAEVTLFAVDEGVLQVTNQKLKSPLDFFDKILNDGVLDYDIYANLSGFKKDGKVLSFGGDAAAALKEMRMAKFASPVDKKNIQTYIKMQTAKAGADGIANFEIEVPSDFNSEINLAALSVVGDKLGFSVNAVKVKDDIILKPTQTAYLIKGDKINYSLRVINTTKEPKKVALSLDTNLNAKLGVDSIELKPEENAKLNFTVDANATGKAYINFTANDGKEGYSYSQKLDVISAYPLSTYAKTFYASEKKTFKLDEGLNDITIDASSSIKGVLSTNSDKLVNYPYGCAEQRSSKLFELNFLTLGGGDSKEAKAREADRKRFVLSGMQDVIKMQKTDGSIGYWNQLSYTNNFASVYAIDMLLTLEKSGFALDSGVKSKALGWLRDFDPVNNFQALYAAYILSTQGKLDRSKLNALYDQKRYEGGALEGYLMAATLKNEGLTEESKKVLKGVSDNFFNEQSDDPSDFGSNVRNKAFILLLHANHFEKNEFSDSLADFLIKNVDKLYSTQERAFTLRALRAYIKDVSSENKFKLIADGHELDFSGRGAINVTPKKSEITIVPEGNASVYLGVSASGYKKLGVNHKFDKRGLDIYRTFVDKDGKEIDINALKVNDIIYSKLTLRTDKFIRNGVINETISPCFEVINENIVPNARTEATKSSLTLEHQNIEDDRVLSFYSLYYNDDEDTLYTPLRVVMSGKCMLPAVITENMYDESMSDYDLAQHEFIVK; encoded by the coding sequence ATGCGTTTAAAGCTAGTCGGCTTAAGCCTAAGCTGCATCTTGGTAGCAAATTTAAGCGCCTTTACACTTGACGGTTCAAGCAGAGCATTAGACGATGGCTCGGTAAGCATTGGCGTCAAATATGCCCAAAACGAACAGTCTCTCATCGGCAAGGTCACACACAAAAAAATAATCGAGTGTTCGCCCGAGATAACGGGAGCCTTTGAGTACGGATCAGACTCGATTTTATTTTACCCTAAAAAGCCTCTTGCAAAAGGCATAAGTTACTCGTGCAAAAAAGGCGATAGTAAGGTTAAATTTTACGGCGGAGATTTCGTGCTATCAAATATGATCGAGTACTCCGGAGATACCTTTTTAGCGATATTTAACGACGAGGTTAGCGAGGATGAGTTTGCCGCGAATTTTAAAATTTACGACAAGCAAAATTTGGCTAAGCAAAACATCAAATATAAAATCGTAGCCAAAACGCCTAAAAGCTTTCAGATAAAGTTACTTGAAAGCGGCGACAATTTAGTATTTGCAATCTCAAAAAATCTCAAAAATACTTCGGGTATAAATTTGGCCGACGATTTTGAAGTAGTGCAAAAAGTCTCAAATCCAGATGAAAATTTCGTCGATAAACCAAAAGCCAAGACTATGTTTTTAAACGAAGTCGAAGGCATCAGCCTAGATAACGGCAAACTAGCGGCTAGACTCTATCTTAAAGATTGGATAGATTCTGACAATATTAAAAAATTTATCAAGGTCGAGGGCGTAAATAGCTTTGAAGTTGGCGAAATGGAGTACACTAGCCACCAAGACGCCGACGGCGAGTATTACTACTACTATATCGACATTACCAGTAAAGACTTCAAACCGCAGACAACCTACAAAGTCACTTTCTATAAGGGCTTTGGCGACGACTACTCGATGCTACGAGAAAACTCCTCATTTAACGTAGCTTTTGGCGATCTAAAGCCGTTTTTGGAGTTTACCGATAGCGGCACGTATATGTCTAGCCTGGGCGAGATCGGCATAAAAAGCGTAAACACAAACACCGCTAAAGTTGTCGTCGAGAAGCTAAAAGAGCAAAATTTAAGATACTTTTTAAATTTCATCGAGACTCCTTTGGATAACTACGCCGAGGAAGTAGCTAGCAAAAACTACGAGATCGGCGGCGCTCAAAACGAAATGCAAAAAAGCAAGATCAAGCTTGACTTTGCCGAGGGCGGAGATGGAGTTTATCTAGTTACGGTCTACTACGACAAAGATAAAAGCGTACAAAAAGCGGTCTATCTAACCGATATCGGCCTAAGCATGAAGGTTTCAAAAGACGAGGTATTTTTGTTTGCCAACCGCTTGAGCAAAAACGAAGTAGTCGCAAACGCGGACGTCAAAATTTACTCCACTAAAAACAATCTCATCGCAAGCGGCATCACAAACGACGAAGGCGTATTTAAATTTAACAAAAAAGATATCGGCAAAGACGTCTCAAGCGCAGTTTTAACGCTAGGCAAAGAGCAAAGCTTCATCGCCCTATCACAAAACAAACGCCTAAACGAGGAATCAAATTTAGACGCCAAAGATAGAAGCGAAACGTATAGCGCGTATTTGCACTTTGCTAGCAACATCATCCGCCCGCAGGAAAACATAAAAGGCGAGATCATCATCAAAAACGCGCTGTTTAAGAGCCTCTCAAATATGCCCGTTAAGCTAAAAATCAAAGATCCGCAAAACAAAACGATCCTAGATAAAAGCGTAAACACCACCGAGCTTGGCGTTATAAATTTCGACGAGCCGGTAAACTCCGGCCTAACCGGAACGTTTAAATTTGAAGTGATCTTTGCAAATAAAATCATCGATAGCTACGACTTTTCAGTCGAGTCCTTTACTCCGCAACGCATCAAAAACGACGTTAGTCTCGAAAAAGAAATTTACGCTCTAGGCGACGTTATGGACGTTAAATTGCAAAGCGCGTATCTTTTCGGCGGTGTGGCGGCAAATCTAAAGGGCGACGTAACGATAAATTTATATCAGCAAGATTACAAAAACGATAAATTTAAAGAGTATAAATTTAGCAACGGCGAATACGCGGCAAACGGCCTAGACCAAAGCGTCAAGCAAGTAGAACTAGACGATGAGGGCAAAGGCGAAACCGTGTTTAGGCTGGAAAATAAATCCAAAATCGCAAGCATTTTAAAAGGCACCGCAGTATTTACCATTAACGATGACGGCAAAAACGTAAGCGCTAGCAAGAGCTTTAGCGTTTATCCGTTTGACGCGATGGTGGGAATAAGAGCAAACGATACCTACATCGACGCAAACTCCAAGCTAACGCTAAATTTCGTCAGCGTCGATCCGCTTAAAGACGAGGAGCTAAAAGACAGGCAAAAAGCTATAGAGATAAAAAAAGAAATCTGGGACTACAACTACGATAAAGACGGCTATCTAAGATGGCACAGTCGCTATGAAAAGGTCTTTAGCGATACCCTTAGCGGAAACGAGTTCGTCTATGACTTTAAGCAAAGCGGCGATTACGTCGTCACGGTCTCAGACATCCTTAGCGGCCATTCGGCAAATTTAAACGTTTATGTCAGCGGCTGGGACTACGGCGGCACGTTGCAACCGACAAAAGAGCTAGCAAAAGCTAAAATCAAGCTAAATCAAAAAGTCTATAAAAAAGGCGACTCGCTAAACGTAGACGTTAGCTCCGTGCTAAAAAGCGGCATCGGCATCATCACGGTAGAGTCCGAAAACGTCAAAAAGTATAAAGTCGTAAATATCGAAAACAACGTCGCAAACGCTAAATTTGACCTTGACTTCGATTTTGAGGGACTTTATGTAACTGCATCCATCATGCGCGTAGCCGATAACGACGTCTTGCCGTTTAGAACCTACGATAAAGTCTATGCAAAAGCGGATAAATCATACCGAGCGACAAACGTTAGCATCGAAGCGCCAAAAGTCGTCAAGTCAAACTCCAAATTTAAAACTACCGTAAAAACCGAGCCAAATGCGGAGGTTACGCTATTTGCGGTTGATGAAGGCGTGCTACAAGTAACAAATCAAAAGCTAAAGAGCCCGCTTGACTTTTTTGACAAAATTTTAAACGACGGCGTGCTTGACTACGACATCTACGCAAATTTGAGCGGATTTAAAAAAGACGGCAAGGTGCTAAGCTTCGGCGGCGACGCGGCTGCTGCTCTCAAGGAGATGAGAATGGCTAAATTTGCTAGCCCGGTAGATAAGAAAAATATACAAACCTATATCAAAATGCAAACGGCAAAAGCCGGTGCCGACGGCATAGCAAATTTCGAGATAGAAGTACCTAGTGACTTTAACTCAGAGATAAATTTAGCCGCGCTTAGCGTAGTCGGCGATAAGCTCGGCTTTAGCGTAAACGCCGTCAAGGTAAAAGACGATATCATCCTAAAACCGACTCAAACGGCGTATCTTATCAAGGGTGATAAGATAAACTACTCTCTAAGGGTGATAAATACGACCAAAGAGCCAAAAAAGGTGGCCTTAAGCCTAGATACCAACCTGAACGCGAAACTAGGCGTAGATAGTATCGAGCTAAAACCCGAGGAAAACGCTAAGCTAAATTTTACGGTCGATGCTAACGCTACGGGCAAAGCGTATATAAATTTTACCGCAAATGACGGCAAAGAGGGCTACTCCTACTCGCAAAAACTAGACGTCATAAGCGCCTATCCGCTAAGCACCTACGCTAAGACATTTTACGCGAGCGAGAAAAAGACCTTTAAACTGGATGAAGGTTTAAACGATATCACGATAGACGCTTCAAGCTCTATCAAAGGCGTGCTAAGCACAAATAGCGATAAACTCGTAAATTACCCTTACGGATGCGCCGAACAGCGCTCTAGTAAGCTTTTTGAGCTAAATTTCCTAACGCTTGGGGGCGGCGACTCTAAAGAGGCAAAAGCAAGAGAGGCCGACAGGAAAAGATTCGTCCTTTCCGGCATGCAAGACGTAATCAAAATGCAAAAAACAGACGGCAGCATCGGCTACTGGAATCAGCTAAGCTATACGAACAACTTTGCCTCCGTCTACGCTATAGATATGCTACTAACGCTTGAAAAATCAGGCTTTGCGCTAGATAGCGGAGTAAAAAGCAAGGCACTTGGCTGGCTTAGGGATTTTGATCCGGTAAATAATTTCCAAGCGCTATACGCCGCATACATCCTAAGTACGCAAGGCAAGCTAGATAGATCAAAACTAAACGCGCTTTACGATCAAAAACGATACGAAGGCGGCGCGTTAGAGGGTTACTTGATGGCGGCCACGCTCAAAAACGAAGGACTAACCGAAGAGAGCAAAAAAGTGCTAAAAGGGGTCAGCGATAATTTCTTTAACGAGCAGTCGGACGATCCTTCGGATTTTGGCTCAAACGTGAGAAATAAAGCCTTTATCCTGCTTCTTCATGCCAATCACTTCGAGAAGAATGAATTTAGCGACTCTTTGGCTGATTTCTTGATAAAAAACGTAGACAAGCTTTACTCCACGCAGGAGCGCGCGTTTACGCTAAGGGCGCTAAGAGCCTATATCAAGGACGTCTCAAGCGAGAATAAATTTAAGCTCATAGCAGACGGCCACGAGCTAGACTTTAGCGGTAGAGGCGCTATCAACGTCACTCCGAAAAAATCTGAAATCACCATCGTGCCGGAGGGTAACGCTAGCGTGTATCTAGGCGTTAGCGCGTCAGGCTACAAAAAGCTAGGCGTAAATCATAAATTTGACAAAAGAGGGCTTGATATCTATAGAACTTTCGTCGATAAAGACGGTAAAGAGATAGATATTAATGCTCTCAAAGTAAACGACATCATCTACTCTAAACTTACGCTAAGAACGGATAAATTTATTAGAAACGGCGTGATAAACGAGACGATTAGCCCTTGCTTTGAGGTGATAAACGAAAACATCGTACCAAACGCAAGAACGGAAGCTACAAAAAGCTCTTTAACGCTCGAGCACCAAAACATCGAGGACGACAGAGTTTTGAGCTTTTACAGTCTTTACTATAATGACGATGAAGATACGCTTTATACGCCTCTACGAGTCGTTATGAGCGGCAAGTGCATGCTACCTGCGGTCATCACGGAAAACATGTACGACGAGAGTATGAGCGACTACGATCTAGCTCAGCACGAATTTATCGTCAAATGA
- a CDS encoding valine--tRNA ligase, which translates to MAEFYDAKEVEDKFYKIWEERGYFEIDANKDIQKDGRKFCIMMPPPNVTGSLHIGHALTFTLQDIMTRYKRMDGYKTLWQPGLDHAGIATQNVVEKQLLAQGIKKEELGREKFVEKVWEWKEKSGGMIVHQMRKLGITPAWSRQRFTMDEGLRKAVKKAFVNLYDKGLIVQKNYMINWCTHDGALSDIEVEHKENKGKLYHLRYYFADEPSEFVVVATTRPETYFGDTAVMVNPNDERYKNLIGKKVVLPIINREIEIIADEHVDMEFGTGLVKVTPAHDQNDYEVGKRHDLEFITVFDEKGILNDKCDKFAGLERLEARDIVVAELEKLGNVEKIEDYENQVGYCYRCKNVVEPYISKQWFVKKEIADEAIQKVSEGLAKFYPPHWINSFNAWMRELRDWCISRQLWWGHQIPVFYCDECGHMWADEGEPCECKKCKSKNFHQDPDVLDTWFSSGLWPFSTLGWGNENELKNEKWFEGDLAEFYPNNLLITGFDILFFWVARMMFQGENALGKLPFDDIYLHALVKDEQGRKMSKSLGNVIDPLVSIEEYSADVLRFTLALLAVQGRDIKLSDEKMKLVRNFTNKLYNASKYLLLNESKFANLSDVKIETKLGKYMLSRFNECVREVRENIDAYRFNDAANTLYKFLWDEFCDWGIELSKADKGSVKELGSIFKEAMRLLSPFMPFISEFLFHELSGSNLENASSIMVEEYPQANERDLQIEKTFELVIEAIVAIRRAKATIEQGNSKIPKAFIKLNGNENLTEATNYIALLAKCEQIEFCDAKIENAARDVSENLEAFVPLEGVDMSAVIMRLRSQKTKLEKEIAKLSSMLNNEKFVASAPQAVVEANREGLQSAQEKFVKVCDELKVFGK; encoded by the coding sequence ATGGCGGAATTTTACGACGCAAAAGAAGTAGAAGATAAATTTTATAAAATTTGGGAAGAACGCGGATACTTCGAGATAGACGCAAACAAAGATATCCAAAAAGATGGACGTAAATTTTGCATTATGATGCCACCTCCAAACGTGACTGGCTCGCTTCACATCGGACACGCCCTAACCTTCACACTTCAAGATATCATGACTCGTTATAAAAGGATGGACGGATACAAGACACTTTGGCAGCCAGGCCTTGATCACGCTGGTATCGCTACTCAAAACGTCGTTGAAAAGCAGCTCCTAGCACAAGGGATAAAAAAAGAAGAGCTTGGCCGTGAGAAATTTGTAGAAAAAGTGTGGGAGTGGAAAGAAAAAAGCGGCGGTATGATAGTTCATCAGATGCGAAAACTTGGCATCACTCCGGCTTGGTCACGCCAGAGATTTACTATGGATGAGGGCTTAAGGAAAGCTGTGAAAAAAGCCTTTGTAAATTTATACGACAAAGGTCTGATAGTTCAGAAAAACTACATGATAAACTGGTGTACGCATGATGGCGCACTCTCTGACATCGAGGTAGAGCACAAAGAAAATAAAGGCAAGCTTTATCATTTAAGATACTACTTCGCAGATGAGCCAAGCGAATTTGTTGTTGTGGCAACGACAAGACCTGAAACATACTTCGGCGATACGGCGGTAATGGTAAATCCAAACGACGAGCGTTATAAAAATTTAATCGGCAAAAAAGTGGTGCTACCTATCATAAATAGAGAGATCGAGATCATCGCAGATGAGCACGTCGATATGGAGTTTGGAACAGGCCTTGTTAAGGTCACGCCTGCGCACGATCAAAACGACTACGAGGTTGGCAAAAGGCACGACCTTGAGTTTATCACTGTATTTGATGAAAAGGGCATTTTAAACGACAAGTGCGATAAATTCGCAGGTCTTGAGAGACTTGAGGCTAGAGATATTGTTGTGGCCGAGCTTGAAAAACTTGGCAATGTCGAGAAAATCGAGGACTACGAAAACCAAGTGGGCTACTGCTACCGCTGCAAAAATGTCGTCGAGCCATACATCTCAAAGCAGTGGTTTGTAAAAAAAGAGATCGCAGACGAAGCGATACAAAAAGTCTCAGAAGGTCTTGCTAAATTTTACCCGCCACACTGGATAAACAGCTTTAATGCGTGGATGAGAGAGCTAAGAGACTGGTGTATCTCACGTCAGCTTTGGTGGGGGCACCAAATTCCAGTATTTTACTGCGATGAGTGCGGTCATATGTGGGCTGACGAGGGCGAGCCGTGTGAATGTAAAAAGTGTAAAAGTAAAAATTTCCACCAAGATCCAGACGTGCTAGATACGTGGTTTAGCTCTGGTCTTTGGCCATTTAGCACGCTTGGCTGGGGCAATGAAAATGAGCTAAAAAATGAAAAGTGGTTTGAGGGAGACCTCGCTGAGTTTTATCCAAACAACCTTCTCATAACTGGCTTTGATATATTATTTTTCTGGGTTGCTAGGATGATGTTTCAGGGTGAAAATGCCCTTGGCAAGCTGCCGTTTGATGACATCTACCTGCACGCGCTAGTTAAAGACGAGCAAGGTAGAAAAATGAGCAAGAGCCTGGGCAACGTCATCGATCCGCTCGTTAGCATCGAGGAGTACAGCGCCGACGTCTTGCGCTTTACGCTTGCGCTGCTAGCCGTACAGGGACGCGACATAAAGCTAAGCGACGAAAAGATGAAGCTCGTGCGAAATTTTACAAACAAGCTTTACAACGCAAGCAAATATCTACTGCTAAACGAGTCTAAATTTGCAAATTTAAGCGATGTCAAAATCGAAACTAAGCTTGGTAAATACATGCTAAGCCGCTTTAACGAGTGCGTGCGCGAGGTGCGAGAAAACATAGACGCTTACCGCTTTAACGACGCGGCAAACACACTTTATAAATTCCTTTGGGATGAGTTTTGCGACTGGGGCATCGAGCTTAGCAAAGCAGACAAAGGCAGCGTAAAAGAGCTTGGAAGCATATTTAAAGAGGCGATGAGACTACTAAGTCCCTTTATGCCGTTTATCTCAGAATTTCTTTTCCACGAGCTTAGCGGCTCAAATTTAGAAAACGCAAGCTCGATTATGGTGGAAGAGTATCCGCAAGCTAACGAGCGCGACTTGCAGATAGAAAAGACCTTTGAGCTAGTGATCGAGGCCATAGTAGCTATCCGCCGCGCAAAGGCGACCATCGAGCAAGGCAACTCAAAAATCCCAAAAGCTTTCATCAAGCTAAACGGAAACGAAAATTTGACCGAGGCGACAAACTACATCGCGCTGCTAGCTAAATGCGAGCAGATCGAGTTTTGCGACGCTAAGATCGAAAACGCCGCGCGCGACGTGAGTGAAAATTTAGAGGCATTTGTTCCACTTGAAGGTGTGGACATGAGTGCGGTGATCATGCGACTGCGGTCGCAAAAAACCAAACTAGAAAAAGAGATAGCAAAGCTATCAAGTATGCTAAATAACGAGAAATTCGTAGCCTCCGCCCCGCAAGCCGTAGTCGAAGCCAACCGTGAAGGGCTGCAAAGCGCGCAGGAGAAATTCGTCAAGGTATGCGACGAACTAAAGGTATTTGGCAAGTAG